A stretch of the bacterium genome encodes the following:
- a CDS encoding replication-associated recombination protein A, whose amino-acid sequence MEPLASKIRPKILEEFVGQEHLVGEGKPFNIAIKQKHLFSFILWGPPGTGKTTLAKIYANSLNAKIYELSAVSAGKADIRKILEEDSDGVPKVLFLDEIHRFNKSQQDFLLPYVERGEIILIGATTENPSFEVISALLSRCRVFVLNELSENNIKAIIKRTGMKMDEAAEDWLVNAANGDARQVITLLENTSELYKKITVENLKNVLQSKFLRYDKVGEEHYNTISAFIKSMRASQPDAALYYLARMIDSGEDPKFIARRMVIFASEDIGLAQPTALVVANDVFRAVEIIGLPECGINLAHGVAHLCQCKKDRRAHDAYMEAMEDVKNFGNLPIPLSLRNPETKLMKDLNYGKGYEKYSKESFLPEKLKGKKYLK is encoded by the coding sequence ATGGAGCCGTTAGCATCAAAAATAAGACCGAAAATTTTGGAAGAATTTGTCGGTCAGGAGCATTTAGTCGGAGAAGGAAAGCCTTTTAATATAGCTATAAAACAAAAGCATTTGTTTTCTTTTATTTTATGGGGGCCTCCTGGAACCGGAAAAACTACTTTGGCCAAGATATATGCCAATAGTCTGAACGCAAAAATTTATGAATTGTCCGCGGTTTCGGCCGGAAAAGCGGATATCAGAAAAATACTAGAAGAAGACTCGGACGGAGTTCCTAAAGTTTTATTTTTAGACGAAATACATCGCTTTAATAAATCCCAGCAGGACTTTCTGCTTCCTTATGTTGAAAGAGGGGAGATAATTTTGATTGGCGCCACTACCGAAAATCCGAGTTTTGAAGTGATATCGGCTTTGCTTTCCCGATGCCGAGTTTTCGTTTTAAATGAACTTTCAGAAAATAACATAAAGGCCATTATTAAAAGAACCGGAATGAAAATGGATGAAGCGGCGGAAGATTGGCTGGTAAATGCGGCCAATGGCGATGCCAGACAAGTAATAACTTTGTTGGAAAACACCAGCGAACTTTATAAAAAGATTACGGTGGAAAATTTAAAAAACGTTCTCCAATCAAAGTTTTTGAGATACGACAAAGTCGGGGAAGAACATTACAACACTATTTCCGCCTTTATCAAAAGCATGAGAGCGAGCCAGCCTGATGCGGCTTTGTATTATTTGGCTCGGATGATTGATTCCGGCGAAGACCCAAAATTTATAGCCAGAAGAATGGTTATTTTTGCTTCCGAGGATATTGGTTTGGCTCAGCCCACAGCCTTAGTAGTGGCTAATGATGTTTTTCGGGCCGTGGAAATAATCGGTCTGCCCGAATGCGGTATTAATTTGGCTCACGGAGTAGCTCATCTGTGCCAGTGTAAAAAAGACAGAAGAGCCCATGATGCTTATATGGAAGCGATGGAAGACGTAAAAAATTTCGGCAATCTTCCTATCCCTTTAAGTTTGCGGAATCCTGAGACAAAATTAATGAAAGATTTAAATTACGGCAAAGGATACGAAAAATATTCCAAGGAATCTTTTCTGCCCGAAAAATTAAAAGGAAAAAAATATTTAAAATAA